The Anastrepha ludens isolate Willacy chromosome 2, idAnaLude1.1, whole genome shotgun sequence genome contains a region encoding:
- the LOC128871566 gene encoding V-type proton ATPase subunit E yields MALSDADVQKQIKHMMAFIEQEANEKAEEIDAKAEEEFNIEKGRLVQQQRLKIMEYYEKKEKQVELQKKIQSSNMLNQARLKVLKVREDHVRNVLDEARRRLGEVTKNPGEYKEVLQKLILQALFQAMESSVTLRCRQADVSLINEVLTATLEEYKLKIGKDVNVHIDTENHLSADTCGGIELIALNGRLKVPNTLESRLELIAQQLVPEIRNALFGRNINRKFTD; encoded by the exons atgGCACTTAGCGACGCTGATGTACAAAAACAG ATTAAGCATATGATGGCTTTCATTGAGCAAGAAGCCAATGAAAAGGCCGAAGAAATCGATGCTAAAGCCGAAGAGGAATTCAACATTGAGAAGGGTCGTCTGGTGCAACAACAGCGTCTCAAGATCATGGAGTACTATGAAAAGAAGGAGAAGCAAGTTGAACTGCAAAAAAAGATTCAGTCTTCGAATATGCTGAATCAGGCCCGTTTGAAG GTTCTGAAAGTGCGTGAAGATCATGTACGAAATGTGCTCGATGAAGCCCGCCGTCGCCTTGGTGAAGTCACCAAGAATCCTGGGGAATACAAAGAGGTCTTGCAGAAACTTATTTTGCAAGCGCTGTTCCAGGCTATGGAATCCAGTGTCACTTTACGTTGCCGTCAGGCCGATGTTAGTCTCATTAATGAAGTGCTGACCGCCACTCTTGAAGAGTACAAACTCAAAATTGGCAAAGATGTCAATGTACATATTGATACGGAAAATCATCTATCGGCGGATACTTGCGGTGGAATTGAGTTGATTGCTCTCAATGGACGCCTAAAG gTACCAAACACCCTGGAGTCCAGATTAGAACTGATTGCGCAACAACTTGTGCCAGAGATACGTAACGCTTTGTTCGGTCGCAACATCAATCGTAAATTCACCGATTAA